The Hyalangium ruber genome includes a window with the following:
- a CDS encoding DUF2079 domain-containing protein yields MLRSPQRLYILYTLALSGVLLLMAPLSWLHKELGAPRNWQTLLNVLLVLALAWAGGLREGTSEATLPARVKRLFVIAVAVYCVSVQLGRYFSFAINGVDFSIFDWMLYNTNHRDFGYSPIYDVNHFGVHATYVLFPLVVLHRLFETPLLLCLTTAALVGGAAWPLWRLGKRVLPHEGLCVLLVLAYLTTPFTSVLLDGGFRPEVCYPLFGLTFLLGWVERRPALWGAALVAFLGIKEDAAFYVIAFALGVFLFERARWRPALGMLVAAAALFVFNVRFFQPLMLQGSNYAQPTYVTFWGQYGATLPEIVRNMLTSPLRLLGDVLTSGWYRVFAPALFLPLLSSRALVPMLATVFLLGSTSYAKMRGFGTYYPVTLLPFFFWGFTEAYAVLGRHPWLARLREGLLVVALLLFPLVGGNYAKFSRPPSEVRQALPSVRERLAREPGPICAQTVFFPHLPYELPLRPLFEDCWEHPEWSKLAHPELEPYPFTRAAFQRHLEEARRQGRTEELGAGFVLIDPGARGPSTSVDTSR; encoded by the coding sequence GTGCTTCGCTCACCTCAGCGCCTCTACATCCTCTACACCCTCGCCCTGAGCGGCGTGCTGCTCCTCATGGCGCCGCTGTCCTGGCTCCACAAGGAGCTCGGCGCACCACGCAACTGGCAGACCCTGCTCAACGTGCTGCTGGTCCTCGCGCTGGCCTGGGCCGGCGGGCTGCGCGAGGGCACCTCCGAGGCGACGCTGCCCGCACGGGTGAAGCGCCTGTTCGTCATCGCCGTGGCCGTCTACTGCGTGTCCGTCCAGCTCGGGCGGTACTTCTCCTTCGCCATCAACGGGGTGGACTTCAGCATCTTCGATTGGATGCTCTACAACACCAACCACCGCGACTTCGGCTACTCGCCCATCTACGACGTCAACCACTTCGGGGTGCATGCCACGTATGTGCTCTTCCCCCTCGTGGTGCTCCACCGGCTCTTCGAGACACCCCTGCTGCTGTGCCTCACCACCGCCGCCCTCGTGGGCGGCGCCGCCTGGCCCCTGTGGCGGCTGGGCAAGCGCGTGCTCCCGCATGAGGGGCTGTGCGTGCTCCTCGTCCTCGCCTACCTCACCACGCCCTTCACCAGCGTGCTCCTCGACGGCGGCTTCCGCCCCGAGGTGTGCTACCCGCTCTTCGGCCTCACCTTCCTGCTCGGTTGGGTGGAGCGCCGGCCCGCCCTGTGGGGCGCCGCGCTCGTGGCCTTCCTCGGCATCAAGGAGGACGCCGCCTTCTATGTCATCGCCTTCGCCCTGGGCGTGTTCCTCTTCGAGCGTGCGCGGTGGCGGCCCGCCCTCGGCATGCTGGTGGCCGCCGCCGCCCTCTTCGTCTTCAACGTGCGCTTCTTCCAGCCGCTGATGCTCCAGGGCTCGAACTACGCGCAGCCCACCTACGTCACCTTCTGGGGCCAGTACGGCGCCACGCTCCCGGAGATCGTCCGCAACATGCTCACCTCGCCCCTGCGCCTGCTGGGCGATGTGCTCACCTCGGGCTGGTACCGCGTCTTCGCCCCCGCCCTGTTCCTGCCGCTGCTCTCCTCCCGCGCCCTGGTGCCGATGCTGGCCACCGTCTTCCTGCTCGGCTCCACCTCCTACGCGAAGATGCGCGGCTTCGGGACGTACTACCCGGTGACGCTGCTGCCCTTCTTCTTCTGGGGCTTCACCGAGGCCTACGCCGTGCTCGGCCGGCACCCCTGGCTGGCCCGCCTCCGCGAGGGCCTGCTGGTCGTGGCCCTGCTCCTCTTTCCCCTCGTGGGCGGTAACTACGCGAAGTTCTCCCGCCCGCCTTCCGAGGTCCGCCAGGCCCTGCCGAGCGTTCGTGAGCGGCTCGCGCGGGAGCCCGGCCCCATCTGCGCCCAGACGGTCTTCTTCCCCCACCTGCCCTATGAGCTGCCGCTGCGCCCCCTCTTCGAGGACTGCTGGGAGCACCCCGAGTGGTCCAAGCTGGCCCACCCCGAGCTGGAGCCCTACCCCTTCACCCGCGCCGCGTTTCAGCGCCACCTCGAAGAGGCCCGGCGGCAGGGGCGCACCGAGGAGCTCGGCGCGGGCTTCGTCCTGATCGATCCGGGGGCGCGAGGCCCATCCACCTCGGTGGACACTTCGCGCTAG
- a CDS encoding response regulator, translating to MRRTKRILIIDDSEAIHRDFRRVLCPEPKANTHLLDQLEGALFGSAPASSAGGKEEAFEVESAFQGEEGLDKVRQAEDSGQPYALVFLDYRMPPGWNGVETLRHLRQVAPGLQVVLCSAYSDYSWEEILREFGEARRLQEMRKPFSSQKLREMAAELTGVSAASAP from the coding sequence ATGAGGCGCACCAAGCGGATCCTGATCATCGACGACTCCGAGGCGATCCACCGCGACTTCCGGCGGGTCCTCTGTCCGGAGCCGAAGGCGAACACCCACCTGCTGGACCAGCTGGAGGGGGCGCTCTTCGGCTCGGCGCCCGCGAGCAGTGCGGGGGGGAAGGAGGAGGCCTTCGAGGTGGAGTCGGCCTTCCAGGGCGAGGAGGGCCTCGACAAGGTGCGGCAGGCGGAGGACTCGGGCCAGCCCTACGCGCTGGTCTTCCTGGACTACCGCATGCCGCCGGGCTGGAACGGTGTCGAGACGCTGCGGCACCTGCGGCAGGTGGCGCCCGGGCTGCAGGTGGTGCTGTGCTCGGCCTACTCCGACTACTCCTGGGAGGAAATCCTGCGTGAGTTCGGAGAGGCGCGGCGGCTGCAGGAGATGCGCAAGCCCTTCAGCAGCCAGAAGCTGCGGGAGATGGCGGCGGAGCTCACCGGGGTGAGCGCCGCTAGCGCCCCGTAG
- a CDS encoding 2-hydroxychromene-2-carboxylate isomerase: MSSGEFEFWFEFASTYSYVAAMRIEAAAAQAGARILWRPFLLGPLFTEQQGIKDSPFNVHPVRGRYMWRDLERLCAKYALPWRKPSVFPRNSILPSRVALLGAEQPWGPDFVRAVYRANFAEDRDISSPPLIEELLTKAGADARAVLAQAESPDTKLRLREQTALAGKLGIFGAPNFLVRGELFFGQDRMDDALAHLGASAATGR, encoded by the coding sequence ATGAGCAGCGGGGAGTTCGAGTTCTGGTTCGAGTTCGCGAGCACCTACTCCTACGTGGCGGCGATGCGCATCGAGGCCGCCGCGGCCCAGGCAGGCGCCCGCATCCTCTGGCGCCCCTTCCTGCTCGGGCCCCTCTTCACCGAACAGCAGGGCATCAAGGACTCTCCCTTCAACGTCCACCCGGTGCGCGGGCGCTACATGTGGCGGGACCTCGAGCGGCTGTGCGCCAAGTACGCGCTGCCCTGGCGCAAGCCCTCGGTGTTCCCGCGCAACAGCATCCTCCCGTCGCGCGTGGCCCTCCTCGGCGCCGAGCAGCCCTGGGGCCCGGACTTCGTGCGCGCCGTCTACCGCGCCAACTTCGCCGAGGACCGGGACATCTCCTCTCCGCCGCTCATCGAGGAGCTCCTCACGAAGGCCGGCGCCGACGCCCGCGCCGTGCTCGCCCAGGCCGAGTCACCCGACACCAAGCTGCGCCTGCGTGAGCAGACCGCGCTCGCCGGAAAGCTCGGCATCTTCGGCGCTCCCAACTTCCTGGTACGCGGCGAGCTGTTCTTCGGGCAGGACCGGATGGACGACGCCCTGGCACACCTGGGCGCCTCCGCCGCTACGGGGCGCTAG
- a CDS encoding two-component regulator propeller domain-containing protein yields MLKRGKRGSGGHALLGLWFVAFLGASTRSHALDTPRLLSQYNHQAWRNEDGLPQNTVFAIQQTEEGYLWLATWEGLARFDGAQFTVYNRHNTPELSEHGIRSLVEDGAGGLWVGTKKGVLHYEGGRFQRLRDEGDLRQVNVPALALEGTTLWVGSSLGLEQVSLSPGGTRRRYTAKEGLPSTGIEALAVDQHGGVWVGTREGLARLWDGKVERVPLPEGADARVRSLRVGRNGTLWVGTYGGLLSLSEGRFTFHGPEQGLPHHEVAVLLEARDGTLWVGHETGLARRTDGGFVHFGPREGLSGSRVYSLFEDRDGNLWVGTADGGLNRLRAGPFRTFGVPEGLSHDFVRVVMETKDGALWVGTLGGGLNRMKDGHIHRMSAAEGLTDDNIRSLAEGPDGTLWVGTHHGAFRYDGQRFSQVQREDGLPHDVVWAILPDSHGDVWFGTSSGLARLHAGRFTLYTPEQGPVPEAVISIVEDGAGTLWFGTHGGLVRYAHGAFSRVAVEGLANETILSLYADPQGALWMGTYTGVLRLKGELLSRVSVAQGLADDTVYNVVPDLNGYVWMGSNKGISRVSQRELEEVADGRRERVRAYLYDERDGLRAAETNGSSQPSAWRSRDGRVWIATLRGVVAVDGRDPHLDRRPPEVHIQEVRVQGQPMPLGPKLELEPGRNDLEVRFTAFAPEGPVRVPFRYRLENYDGDWVDAESRRWATYSRLPPGTYRFRVMVADREGVWREPGVVLELTLRPWFHQTVWFYLLCVVGVGGVAAGGYGWRVGRLKARERWLQARVEERTKELARANHELDAHLRTLRATQAQLVQAGKMAAVGTLAAGVGHEINNPLSYIVSNLQHASEEAGTLMQRLEGGPEDVRERLREMEQVLREALMGADRVRRIVKDLKTFSRQDEDSTGPVDLRAVMDAAAKLATGELRPRAQLVRNFSEVPRVEGNEPRLAQVFLNLIINAAQALPEGKPEQNEVRLVTRRLGDEQVVAEVHDTGSGIAPDVMARIFDPFFTTKPVGVGTGLGLALCHAFITAMGGRIEVESQVGRGTVFRVTLPVARGEAVRALREVESKEGVSMRGRVLVVDDDPLVSSALRRTLAREHEVEVVVSSRQALEMLRSPQGTYDVILCDLMMPEMTGMELYAQLKAAEPERAQRMVFVTGGAYTPAAQEFLEQVSNPRLDKPFEPEKLRERVREWVARVRAAAEGSPA; encoded by the coding sequence ATGTTGAAACGGGGCAAGCGCGGTTCAGGGGGACATGCCCTCCTCGGCCTGTGGTTCGTCGCCTTCCTGGGCGCGAGCACGCGGAGCCATGCCCTGGACACGCCCCGGCTCCTGTCCCAGTACAACCACCAGGCCTGGCGCAATGAGGACGGGCTGCCGCAGAACACCGTCTTCGCCATTCAGCAGACGGAAGAGGGCTACCTCTGGCTGGCCACCTGGGAGGGCCTGGCCCGCTTCGATGGCGCCCAGTTCACCGTGTACAACCGGCACAACACGCCGGAGCTGAGCGAGCACGGCATCCGCTCGCTCGTGGAGGATGGCGCCGGCGGGCTGTGGGTGGGGACGAAGAAGGGCGTGCTCCACTACGAGGGCGGCCGCTTCCAACGCCTGCGGGACGAGGGAGACCTGCGGCAGGTGAACGTGCCGGCGCTCGCGCTGGAGGGCACCACGCTGTGGGTGGGCTCCTCGCTGGGGCTGGAGCAGGTGTCCCTCTCTCCGGGAGGCACGCGGCGCCGCTACACGGCCAAGGAGGGGCTGCCGAGCACCGGCATCGAGGCGCTCGCGGTGGACCAGCACGGCGGGGTGTGGGTGGGCACGCGCGAGGGGCTGGCGCGGCTGTGGGACGGCAAGGTGGAGCGGGTGCCGCTGCCGGAGGGCGCGGACGCGCGGGTGCGCTCGCTGCGGGTGGGCCGCAACGGCACGCTGTGGGTGGGCACGTATGGCGGGCTGCTGTCCCTGAGCGAGGGGCGCTTCACCTTTCATGGCCCGGAGCAGGGGTTGCCGCACCACGAGGTGGCCGTGCTGCTCGAGGCCCGGGACGGCACGCTGTGGGTGGGCCATGAGACGGGCCTGGCGCGGCGCACGGACGGGGGCTTCGTCCACTTCGGCCCCAGGGAGGGGCTGTCCGGCAGCCGCGTGTACTCGCTCTTCGAGGACCGGGACGGCAACCTCTGGGTGGGCACGGCGGACGGGGGCCTCAACCGCCTGCGCGCGGGCCCTTTTCGCACCTTCGGCGTGCCGGAGGGCCTGAGCCATGACTTCGTCCGCGTGGTGATGGAGACGAAGGACGGGGCGCTCTGGGTGGGCACACTGGGAGGCGGGCTCAACCGGATGAAGGATGGGCACATCCACCGCATGAGCGCGGCGGAGGGGCTCACCGACGACAACATCCGCTCCCTGGCCGAGGGGCCTGACGGCACGCTCTGGGTGGGCACGCACCACGGCGCCTTCCGCTACGACGGGCAGCGCTTCAGCCAGGTGCAGCGCGAGGACGGGCTGCCGCATGACGTGGTGTGGGCCATCCTCCCGGACTCGCACGGGGACGTGTGGTTCGGCACCTCCTCGGGGCTGGCGCGCCTGCACGCGGGGCGCTTCACCTTATATACGCCCGAGCAGGGCCCGGTTCCCGAGGCCGTCATCTCCATCGTGGAGGATGGCGCCGGCACGCTCTGGTTCGGCACGCACGGGGGCCTGGTGCGCTACGCCCACGGGGCCTTCAGCCGCGTGGCGGTGGAGGGGCTGGCCAACGAGACCATCCTCTCGCTGTACGCCGACCCGCAGGGCGCGCTGTGGATGGGCACCTATACCGGCGTGCTGCGCCTGAAGGGCGAGCTCCTCTCGCGCGTGAGCGTGGCGCAGGGGCTGGCCGACGACACCGTCTATAATGTGGTGCCCGACCTCAACGGCTACGTGTGGATGGGCAGCAACAAGGGCATCTCCCGGGTGAGCCAGCGCGAGCTGGAGGAGGTGGCCGACGGCCGACGCGAGCGGGTGCGCGCCTACCTCTATGACGAGCGCGACGGGCTGCGCGCCGCGGAGACCAACGGCAGCTCCCAGCCCTCCGCGTGGCGCTCGCGGGACGGGCGCGTGTGGATCGCCACCCTGCGCGGCGTGGTGGCGGTGGACGGCAGGGACCCGCACCTGGACCGACGCCCGCCCGAGGTCCACATCCAGGAGGTGCGGGTGCAGGGCCAGCCGATGCCGCTGGGCCCGAAGCTGGAGCTGGAGCCAGGCCGCAATGACCTGGAGGTGCGCTTCACCGCCTTCGCCCCCGAGGGCCCCGTGCGGGTGCCCTTCCGCTACCGGCTGGAGAACTACGACGGGGACTGGGTGGACGCCGAGAGCCGGCGCTGGGCGACGTACTCGCGCCTGCCGCCGGGCACCTACCGCTTCCGGGTCATGGTGGCGGACCGGGAGGGCGTGTGGCGCGAGCCCGGGGTGGTGTTGGAGCTGACGCTGCGGCCGTGGTTCCACCAGACGGTGTGGTTCTACCTGCTGTGCGTGGTGGGGGTGGGCGGCGTGGCGGCCGGAGGCTACGGCTGGCGGGTGGGTCGGCTGAAGGCGCGCGAGCGCTGGCTCCAGGCCCGGGTGGAGGAGCGCACCAAGGAGCTGGCCCGCGCCAACCACGAGCTGGACGCCCACCTGCGCACCCTGCGCGCCACCCAGGCCCAGCTCGTCCAGGCGGGGAAGATGGCGGCGGTGGGCACCCTGGCCGCCGGCGTGGGCCACGAAATCAACAACCCCCTGTCCTACATCGTCTCCAACCTGCAGCATGCCAGCGAAGAGGCAGGCACGCTGATGCAGCGGTTGGAGGGCGGGCCGGAGGACGTGCGCGAGCGGCTGCGGGAGATGGAGCAGGTGCTGCGCGAGGCCCTCATGGGGGCTGACCGGGTGCGTCGTATCGTCAAGGACTTGAAGACGTTCTCCCGCCAGGACGAGGACTCGACGGGGCCGGTGGACCTCCGGGCGGTGATGGACGCGGCGGCGAAGCTGGCCACCGGGGAGCTTCGCCCCCGGGCCCAGCTGGTGCGAAACTTCTCCGAGGTGCCCCGGGTGGAGGGCAACGAGCCCCGGCTGGCCCAGGTGTTCCTCAACCTCATCATCAACGCCGCCCAGGCGCTGCCCGAGGGAAAGCCCGAGCAGAACGAGGTGCGCCTGGTGACTCGTCGGCTGGGGGACGAACAAGTCGTGGCCGAGGTGCATGATACGGGCAGTGGCATCGCCCCGGACGTGATGGCGAGGATCTTCGATCCTTTCTTCACCACGAAACCGGTAGGTGTCGGCACGGGCCTGGGGCTGGCACTATGTCATGCGTTCATCACGGCGATGGGCGGGCGCATAGAAGTCGAGAGTCAGGTGGGGCGGGGGACGGTGTTCCGGGTGACGTTGCCAGTGGCGCGGGGCGAGGCGGTACGCGCGCTGCGTGAGGTCGAATCCAAGGAGGGAGTGTCGATGCGAGGTCGGGTGCTGGTGGTGGATGATGATCCATTGGTGAGTTCCGCGCTGCGGCGGACGCTGGCGCGCGAACATGAGGTGGAGGTGGTGGTCAGCTCGCGGCAGGCGCTGGAGATGTTGCGCTCGCCGCAGGGCACCTATGACGTCATCCTCTGCGACTTGATGATGCCGGAGATGACGGGCATGGAGCTGTACGCCCAGCTCAAGGCGGCCGAGCCCGAGCGGGCCCAGCGCATGGTGTTCGTCACCGGTGGGGCCTACACGCCAGCGGCCCAGGAGTTCCTGGAGCAGGTGTCCAACCCCCGGCTGGACAAGCCCTTCGAGCCGGAGAAGCTGCGCGAGCGGGTCCGCGAGTGGGTGGCTCGGGTTCGCGCGGCGGCCGAAGGCTCGCCGGCATGA